The Burkholderia pyrrocinia genome includes a region encoding these proteins:
- a CDS encoding class I adenylate-forming enzyme family protein: MAIIDFYDRGWRINPDGIAYIQDDRSYTFQEIGELSCRIANGLIAAGFAKEAKAAVWADNDVIGWTCALGMWRAGLAYIPVNGRNAPAENQYVLDAFDCEVLFFHHAFAPAIDALRPSLPKVRLWVCLDADLPWAPSLATWSADRPATMPVVDFAMDDVVALSATGGTTGAPKGVMNTHRSLQTYFAQFMIAMSYGAERPVNLAAAPMTHTAGMMSLPCTSRGGTVVVLPKPDPALLLGAIVKHRVTEFFLPPTVIYRLLDIPGIDKVDFSSLRYFLYGAAPMSVEKLKRAIDVFGPVMTGGYGQTEAPASISYLTPAEHFVDGKLASDERLASVGRPNPLVRVEIVGERGDVLKQGETGEICVRGDLVMKGYYHAPDKTAETLVDGWLHTGDIGHLDAEGYLHITDRKKDMIISGGFNVYPSEVEQVIWAHPAVQDCAVIGVPDDKWGEAVKAVVELNAGQHVSADELVALCKEKLGSVKAPKSVDFVAALPRSTAGKVLKKDLREQYWQGQQRRI, translated from the coding sequence ATGGCCATTATCGATTTCTACGACCGCGGGTGGCGCATCAATCCCGACGGCATCGCGTATATCCAGGACGATCGAAGCTACACGTTCCAGGAAATCGGCGAGCTGTCGTGCCGCATCGCCAACGGGCTGATCGCCGCCGGCTTCGCGAAGGAGGCGAAGGCGGCGGTGTGGGCGGACAACGACGTGATCGGCTGGACCTGCGCGCTCGGGATGTGGCGCGCCGGGCTCGCATATATCCCGGTCAACGGGCGCAACGCGCCCGCCGAGAACCAGTACGTGCTCGATGCGTTCGACTGCGAAGTGCTGTTCTTCCATCACGCGTTCGCGCCCGCGATCGACGCGCTGCGGCCGAGCCTGCCGAAGGTCCGGCTGTGGGTGTGCCTCGACGCCGACCTGCCGTGGGCGCCGTCGCTCGCGACGTGGAGCGCGGATCGGCCGGCGACGATGCCGGTTGTCGACTTCGCGATGGACGACGTCGTGGCGCTGTCGGCCACGGGCGGCACGACCGGTGCGCCGAAAGGCGTGATGAACACGCACCGCTCGCTCCAGACGTACTTCGCGCAATTCATGATCGCGATGTCGTACGGCGCCGAGCGCCCGGTGAATCTCGCCGCGGCGCCGATGACGCACACGGCCGGCATGATGTCGCTGCCGTGCACCTCGCGCGGCGGCACGGTGGTCGTGCTGCCGAAGCCCGACCCCGCGCTGCTGCTCGGCGCGATCGTGAAGCACCGCGTGACCGAGTTCTTCCTGCCGCCGACCGTGATCTATCGGCTGCTCGATATTCCCGGTATCGACAAGGTCGACTTCTCGTCGCTGCGCTACTTCCTGTACGGCGCCGCGCCGATGTCGGTCGAAAAGCTCAAGCGCGCGATCGACGTGTTCGGCCCGGTGATGACGGGCGGCTACGGGCAGACCGAAGCGCCCGCGTCGATCTCGTACCTGACGCCGGCCGAGCATTTCGTCGACGGCAAGCTGGCGTCCGACGAGCGGCTGGCGTCGGTCGGCCGCCCGAATCCGCTGGTGCGCGTCGAGATCGTCGGCGAGCGCGGCGACGTGCTGAAGCAGGGCGAGACCGGCGAGATCTGCGTGCGCGGCGATCTCGTGATGAAGGGCTACTACCACGCGCCGGACAAGACGGCCGAGACGCTCGTCGACGGCTGGCTGCACACCGGCGACATCGGCCATCTCGATGCCGAAGGCTATCTGCATATCACCGACCGCAAGAAGGACATGATCATCAGCGGCGGTTTCAACGTTTATCCGAGCGAGGTCGAGCAGGTGATCTGGGCGCACCCGGCGGTGCAGGACTGCGCGGTGATCGGCGTACCCGACGACAAGTGGGGCGAGGCCGTCAAGGCCGTCGTCGAGCTCAATGCCGGCCAGCACGTGAGCGCCGACGAGCTCGTCGCGCTGTGCAAGGAGAAGCTCGGCTCGGTGAAGGCGCCGAAGAGCGTGGACTTCGTCGCCGCGCTGCCGCGCAGCACGGCCGGCAAGGTGTTGAAGAAGGACCTGCGCGAGCAATACTGGCAGGGCCAGCAGCGCCGGATATGA
- a CDS encoding saccharopine dehydrogenase family protein codes for MAKHPVVVYGASGYTGMLIMDWLIDQNIPFTAVARNAGRAKEMMAQRVVRLESAQYEIIEAEHNVDALVNAFRGAKVVCNTVGPFSNFGLVGVEAALKAGCHHLDTTGEQSYIRDVREQFGELYRQAGLLVSSSNAYMYTFAEIAAELALETPGIDALETATLTRGPRGAAGVSVGSTATIFDGSRHESCYLWEKTLVPHAPDASFTVATPELMQPVFCLPWGGTSLPVYFEHDPRVRSCISCVGFYDNNVMKLVHQFGQKWEAEYKHLPREQQDAVLKQVVDSTTPAMPPRERTTIQRSVDFAIGRGQLASVRATVHGITPYISTGAIHTAGVLKLLDGDAAKVGFASGSKAFGHRYLLGFLEQRGLARATVTQL; via the coding sequence ATGGCTAAGCACCCCGTCGTCGTTTATGGCGCAAGCGGTTACACCGGCATGTTGATCATGGACTGGCTGATCGACCAGAACATCCCGTTCACCGCGGTCGCGCGCAACGCGGGCCGCGCGAAGGAAATGATGGCGCAGCGCGTCGTCCGCCTCGAATCCGCTCAATACGAAATCATCGAGGCGGAGCACAACGTCGATGCGCTGGTGAACGCGTTTCGCGGCGCGAAGGTGGTCTGCAACACCGTCGGGCCGTTCTCCAATTTCGGGCTCGTCGGCGTCGAAGCCGCGCTGAAGGCCGGCTGTCACCATCTCGATACGACCGGCGAGCAGTCGTATATCCGCGACGTGCGCGAGCAGTTCGGCGAGCTGTACCGGCAGGCCGGCCTGCTGGTGTCGTCGTCGAACGCGTACATGTACACGTTCGCCGAGATCGCCGCCGAGCTGGCGCTCGAAACGCCGGGCATCGATGCGCTGGAAACCGCGACGCTGACGCGCGGCCCGCGCGGCGCGGCGGGCGTGAGCGTCGGCTCGACCGCGACGATCTTCGACGGCTCCCGCCACGAGTCCTGCTACCTGTGGGAGAAGACGCTGGTCCCGCACGCGCCGGACGCATCGTTCACGGTGGCGACGCCCGAGCTCATGCAGCCGGTGTTCTGCCTGCCGTGGGGCGGCACGTCGCTGCCGGTCTACTTCGAGCACGACCCGCGCGTGCGCAGCTGCATCTCGTGCGTGGGCTTCTATGACAACAACGTGATGAAGCTGGTGCACCAGTTCGGGCAGAAGTGGGAAGCCGAATACAAGCACCTGCCGCGCGAGCAGCAGGACGCGGTGCTCAAGCAGGTCGTCGATTCGACCACGCCGGCGATGCCGCCGCGCGAGCGCACGACGATCCAGCGCAGCGTCGATTTTGCGATCGGCCGCGGCCAGCTCGCGTCGGTGCGCGCGACCGTGCACGGGATCACGCCGTACATCTCGACGGGTGCGATTCACACGGCCGGCGTGCTCAAGCTGCTCGACGGCGACGCGGCGAAAGTCGGCTTCGCGTCGGGCTCGAAGGCGTTCGGCCATCGCTACCTGCTCGGCTTCCTCGAACAGCGCGGGCTCGCGCGCGCGACGGTCACGCAACTGTGA
- a CDS encoding c-type cytochrome: MKRTSMIVAALAVAVAGVVAAGALYGPDVVDGMRYQKAMAAIGDADKANAGAWPQPQETCFFCHGARGQSLNAGYPSLSGQPAAYLAAQLRAFASDQRRNAFMGPLARELDSAKIAAVAAYFARQAPARNEAVPADAALEKRGMALVAARSCQACHGATLMGKDQVPRLAGQGQRYLEDQLAMFRSGERHDPGGAMNAMAAALSGDDARAIAHYLAGMSPGRVEGAQ; encoded by the coding sequence ATGAAGCGGACATCGATGATCGTCGCCGCGCTGGCGGTAGCGGTAGCGGGCGTGGTCGCGGCAGGCGCGCTTTACGGGCCCGACGTGGTCGATGGCATGCGTTACCAGAAGGCGATGGCCGCGATCGGCGACGCGGACAAGGCCAATGCCGGCGCGTGGCCGCAACCACAGGAAACCTGCTTCTTCTGCCACGGCGCGCGCGGCCAGTCGCTGAACGCTGGGTATCCGTCGCTGTCGGGGCAGCCGGCGGCGTACCTCGCCGCGCAACTGCGCGCGTTCGCGAGCGACCAGCGCCGCAACGCATTCATGGGGCCGCTCGCGCGGGAACTCGACAGCGCGAAGATCGCCGCGGTGGCGGCCTATTTCGCGCGGCAGGCGCCGGCGCGCAACGAGGCCGTGCCGGCCGACGCCGCGCTCGAAAAACGGGGCATGGCGCTGGTCGCGGCCCGAAGCTGCCAGGCGTGTCACGGCGCGACGCTGATGGGCAAGGATCAGGTGCCGCGCCTCGCAGGCCAGGGGCAGCGCTATCTGGAAGACCAGCTCGCGATGTTCCGGTCGGGCGAGCGCCACGATCCGGGCGGCGCGATGAACGCGATGGCCGCCGCGCTGTCGGGCGACGACGCGCGCGCGATCGCGCACTACCTGGCCGGCATGTCGCCGGGGCGCGTCGAGGGTGCCCAATGA
- a CDS encoding flavin monoamine oxidase family protein: MNRKYQPDTQGRRRILRAAAAGAAALAAGDVSFAAGSAANDTDRGVLDVAIIGAGLAGLTAARDLKRAGCASFVVLEARDRVGGRTYNHDLGHGVVSEAGGQWIGPGQTAIADLARELGVDTFPTFYAGKTVVLAGDARVAQDFHGGTGGDDAIGAKLGALARGVPSREPWTAQHAAELDKLTYGDWLLKQGVTYEDGYFLGLAAKLSLGGAPAQLGLLHYLSMINSADCEYTKLESIKGGAQETRFVGGSQVLSIRMAAELGGAVKLKCPVRRIAGWDRDVVELHTDQGVLRARRVILALNPALCNQIAFDPPLPDGRAQLHRNWPANAPMRKTVHVYPRPFWRDAGYNGQIFEVGGPVFMAYDNSPPDGSVGVLAAFVAPGGLPADPKAAERMLSAVYARALGDDALRPTQFHDYDWGRVDPWTLQCIHPLPPGFWTTWGKFLRPEVGRLIWSGTETADIWPGAMDGAVRSGHRAALQALGKLAGRGGEV, from the coding sequence ATGAATCGAAAATACCAACCTGACACCCAGGGCCGGCGCCGGATACTGCGCGCCGCGGCGGCGGGTGCCGCGGCGCTGGCGGCGGGAGATGTGTCGTTCGCGGCAGGGTCCGCCGCGAACGACACGGATCGCGGCGTGCTCGATGTCGCGATCATCGGCGCCGGGCTCGCGGGCCTGACCGCCGCGCGCGACCTGAAGCGCGCCGGCTGCGCGTCGTTCGTCGTGCTCGAGGCGCGCGACCGCGTCGGCGGGCGAACCTACAACCACGACCTCGGGCACGGCGTCGTGTCGGAAGCGGGCGGCCAGTGGATCGGCCCCGGGCAGACGGCGATCGCCGATCTGGCGCGCGAACTCGGCGTCGATACGTTTCCGACCTTCTACGCGGGCAAGACGGTCGTGCTGGCCGGCGACGCGCGCGTCGCGCAGGATTTTCACGGCGGCACGGGCGGCGACGACGCGATCGGCGCGAAGCTCGGCGCGCTCGCGCGCGGCGTGCCGTCGCGCGAGCCGTGGACCGCGCAGCACGCGGCGGAACTCGACAAGCTCACCTACGGCGACTGGCTGCTGAAGCAGGGCGTGACCTACGAGGACGGGTATTTCCTGGGCCTCGCGGCGAAGCTGTCGCTCGGCGGTGCGCCGGCGCAACTCGGGCTGCTGCACTACCTGTCGATGATCAACAGCGCCGATTGCGAATACACGAAGCTCGAGTCGATCAAGGGCGGCGCGCAGGAAACGCGTTTCGTCGGCGGCTCACAGGTGCTGAGCATCAGGATGGCGGCCGAACTCGGCGGCGCGGTGAAGCTGAAGTGCCCCGTGCGCCGCATCGCGGGCTGGGATCGCGACGTCGTCGAACTGCACACCGACCAGGGCGTATTGCGCGCGCGGCGCGTGATCCTCGCGCTCAATCCGGCGCTCTGCAACCAGATCGCGTTCGACCCGCCGCTGCCCGACGGGCGTGCGCAACTGCACCGGAACTGGCCTGCGAATGCGCCGATGCGCAAGACGGTGCATGTCTACCCCCGCCCGTTCTGGCGCGACGCCGGCTATAACGGGCAGATCTTCGAGGTCGGCGGCCCGGTGTTCATGGCGTACGACAACTCGCCGCCGGACGGCTCGGTCGGCGTGCTGGCCGCGTTCGTCGCGCCGGGCGGGCTGCCTGCGGACCCGAAGGCCGCCGAGCGGATGCTGTCGGCCGTCTATGCGCGCGCGCTCGGCGACGACGCGCTGCGTCCGACGCAGTTTCACGACTACGACTGGGGGCGCGTCGATCCGTGGACGCTGCAGTGCATTCATCCGCTGCCGCCCGGGTTCTGGACGACATGGGGCAAGTTCCTGCGTCCGGAGGTCGGCCGCCTGATCTGGTCGGGCACCGAGACCGCCGACATCTGGCCCGGCGCGATGGACGGGGCCGTGCGCTCGGGGCACCGTGCGGCGTTGCAGGCGCTCGGCAAGCTGGCCGGCCGCGGCGGGGAGGTCTGA
- a CDS encoding WD40/YVTN/BNR-like repeat-containing protein produces the protein MIKTLVACTALCVAAAALAQTGDGTVATWAAKPAHAWPAPTHMMLTDATHAGTRIVAVGEHGVILLSDDDGRTWRQSRRVPVSATLSAVTFADAKHGWAVGQWGVILATVDGGETWEKQRIDTSVDQPLFSVFFTSERDGIAVGLWSLMLATHDGGKTWARVSLPKPPGGGKADRNLYHVFADASHALYIVSEQGMVIKSTDGGAGWTYLPTGGKGTLWSGVAMPDGRIVVGGLLGSLFQSADGGATWSALNSGTRSSITDLVATGGGLVGVGLDGLTFTQRVAGGPFDVAPRADRATLTAALIDARGKPILFSQEGVLAAP, from the coding sequence ATGATCAAGACGCTTGTTGCCTGTACCGCGCTTTGCGTTGCCGCAGCAGCCCTGGCGCAAACCGGCGACGGCACGGTTGCCACGTGGGCCGCGAAGCCGGCCCACGCGTGGCCCGCGCCGACCCACATGATGCTGACGGACGCGACGCACGCCGGCACGCGCATCGTCGCCGTGGGCGAGCACGGCGTGATTCTGCTGTCGGACGACGACGGTCGCACGTGGCGGCAGTCGCGGCGCGTGCCCGTGTCGGCGACGCTGTCGGCCGTTACCTTCGCCGATGCGAAACACGGCTGGGCGGTCGGCCAGTGGGGCGTGATTCTCGCGACCGTCGACGGTGGCGAAACGTGGGAGAAGCAGCGCATCGATACGTCGGTCGACCAGCCGCTGTTCTCCGTGTTCTTCACGAGCGAACGCGACGGGATCGCGGTCGGCCTGTGGTCGCTGATGCTCGCGACGCACGACGGCGGCAAGACGTGGGCCCGGGTGTCGCTGCCGAAGCCGCCGGGCGGCGGCAAGGCCGACCGCAACCTGTACCACGTGTTCGCCGATGCGTCGCATGCGCTCTACATCGTGTCGGAACAGGGGATGGTGATCAAGTCGACCGACGGCGGCGCGGGCTGGACCTATCTGCCGACGGGCGGCAAGGGTACGTTGTGGTCGGGCGTCGCGATGCCCGACGGCCGCATCGTGGTGGGCGGGCTGCTCGGCAGCCTGTTCCAGAGCGCCGACGGCGGCGCGACATGGTCCGCGCTGAACTCCGGCACGCGCAGCTCGATCACCGATCTCGTCGCGACCGGCGGCGGGCTGGTCGGCGTCGGCCTCGACGGCCTCACGTTCACGCAGCGCGTGGCGGGCGGCCCGTTCGACGTCGCACCGCGTGCCGATCGCGCGACGCTGACCGCGGCGCTGATCGATGCGCGCGGCAAGCCGATTCTCTTTTCGCAGGAAGGCGTGCTGGCCGCGCCGTGA